The following nucleotide sequence is from Pangasianodon hypophthalmus isolate fPanHyp1 chromosome 8, fPanHyp1.pri, whole genome shotgun sequence.
atttgttttagcacatttaaaatagtttttttaaagagatctgaggaaacaaacaaacctggCATTTTCTCATACTCTGGTGAATCTGGAGAGTCTGAGCTACTGCTATATCCCATTTCTTGTCTCCTTTGAACCACTGGGCCATCCAAATCTGACAGATCTGCTGAGAAATTCTGTCCAAAAGCAAGAAAACTGTGTGATATTAAATTTGACAAATACAGAGTCAAATTTAAGACATTGAGAAAAAATTGTGCCTAGTTACCATGGGAAGTGTGGAAGGTGACACTGTGTAATTGCCATCTGCAGAGGAATGAATAGGACTGTTTCCCAAACACTTGTCCTGtgacaaaataaacacatgagATGCTAGCCATTACCCTGATTATAGTAACTAGGAATATATTAAATGTagggactaaaaaaaaaaattaaggcaCTCACATCCAAATGGGAGCACACTGACATCAAAACCTTGTATGTAGTGTCTCGGGACAGGAATGACACAAAAACATActgtaaaaccattaaaatcTTCATTAAAAATACTAGCTGTTTACCACTCAAACTTACCAAATCAAACTTACCCGTTCTTGTGCTGTTGCAATAATCAGTGCATTTGGTACTAAGATGGCAgttttagttttctttattaCCGATACAGATATAGCTGGAATGGCAATCTGGAACATGTAATGAATTGAGTTAGGTAAattataaaactgaaataaactttgtttatatttaacaaaacaGATGTTTACCAGCGAGGTCATGCCATGGACAAAAATATAgatctaaaatataaataaatccaaaCTCCTGTCCAAATCAAGGACAATATAAAAGATATGACACTGTAAAACTACACAAAAGTACAtgaaaatattaacacacaaaatgtcACATTTCTAACCCAATGTAAACCAAATGTAAACCAATCTAACATTATGATAACATTTGTTGCAGTATTTGTACTTATCTATAAATTGTATTTGAATACCTTGGTGTCTTTACCAAAGACTTTGGAGTGGAAACAAATCCAGTTATCCGACACGAAAAGTCTCCCTTGGTAAAGAATATCTTTCTGCAATGCACATGTGTAACCTATGGACACAATACATGCAAGACATTGAATAACTTTACCAGTATAAAAATTGACATTTACAAGTGCTGAAAATGGTCTGAATAACACAGATGACATGAAAATGAAGtcttttactttttatccatttacaatTGCATTTAATAGGCTAACAATGTTAATAAGGTTTGCTTACTTTGTTTCAACAGCTCATTCTCACTAATGTCTTTGAAAATTTTGTGGTATTGGGTATTTGTCCGAGGAAACTGAAACATCAGAATACATGAAAATATTGGCTCTGAACACcatcaaccaacaaaattcatttGACAAACAAGCTTGttgaatataattaaaaattaattaactttttaaaattttcaccaTAATTTATACACACAGTCACTAACATGGCAGCACTGTTGCTTTTTCCTTTCAGTCTTTGACTCAGTGTCACTTTGGACATATGAAAGAAAGGAGGGATCAAATGTTTTGGACCTGCAACACAAAAAGGAGCAAAATAATTGTATATGTGTTATTACAATCCATAATATGTTTTGAAGCATATGACACATAACCATTATGAGCCGCATTAGatgaaaataatgacatttttcttACTTAAAATAGTCATATAGCCATGCAGCTATGTGATTTACCTAATTAGTAGTGTTGGTTTTCCTCTTCTTTCCAAGATTTCAGACTGAGTGTCCATTGATATGGGCACATttgattttgttattttccttGAGTTCTCCTCATTCCCATTTTCAGCATTGTGACTAACAAGGTAAAGAAAACACCAAAAACTGTAATTCTGCATTAAGCATGCAAAGATatgcatgattttaaaaaaaagtgataaaaatttcaaatataaatatataaaattataataaaattatgtttGAAAATGGAAAGGTGACAGCTTGCATTTAAAAGGTGCAAAAGTATCTGTGTGTATGAtttaaatttctatttttaatttttattaaaattatatttttgggGGCAAAATGCCCAAAAGTACATTTCAACAAATTTAGCATGTGCAGGCCTTGTAGTATCTGCTCCCCATTGCAAATTTGCTTAGCTTTCAGAAAACAAATACAACGGTCTGGACTGATCTTTGTGCTCTTTGAATACAAGATATCTTTTTACAGCAAGACCTTAGCATATTGgatttgttattaattatgtTAGCTTTGCCTTGTGAAATTGGTTAATTCTGCCTTATAATACATCTGTAAGAATGTAGGAATGTAAAAGCAAACACATTATATGAACTTACCATTGTAACACATGCTCGTTCTGTTGACTGGGTAAAACAGAACATGTTGGTCTGCAATGGACAGCATTGGTCCTGTTTCTGAGGAGCGAGTCATCACAGCTAAAAGGTTTTTCCATCTCCAAAAGTCTGAAATGATTCTTCTCCCTTGATGTTATTATGAAGTTATTTGCAAAGACCCATCTGTGTTCTCAGATTTTAGTTCGTGGGGAGGTCTCTGACCTAAAGACCATCAGTTAATAAGTGATTTGTTTGCTTCTCTAAAACTACAAACACTGATGTGGTTACTGTGGGTAAAGGTTATAATTCTGCAAAAAATTCTCAggttaaaaatttttttctgtggGTACATTGGTACATGTAGGGTACATGTAGAAAACAAGTGATGTCTTGAATAATATAGGcctttattatataaaatatatgatatacagtatatatagtacataaatacaaaaatgtaaagaatataACATGATGAGAAGCAGAGGGCTGTTACCAATTTGGAGTTTCCTATACATCACATTCTGAATTGTTTTGTTCCTCctataccaaagcaatttgccaacaattataattttttatttattaatgaacaattcatcataatttttatctgtttacagttgtatttaatgttgtgaaaaattacattattatagctataaacagttaccACTTTCcccatggcggaaaactttGCCTTAAAGTGCTGACATGGGGCAGAGCACAGACATGTTGCGATGGTGATTTTCTACACCAGAGCAACACATACATTCAGGAAAAtgagtatttggacagtgacacaattttcataattttgcattTAGTGTtttggaattacagccatttttacatattctctccattttcacaggctcaaagtAATCGGacaaattaacataattaaaaatataaggattattttaatacttggatgcaaataatttacagtcaatgactgcctgaagtctggaacccatggacatcaccaaatgctgagtttcctcccttgagatgctttgccaggccttcactgtagccgccttcagttgctgcttgtctgtgggtctttctgctttcaggtttgtcttcagtaagtgaaaagcatgctcaattgggttgaggtcaggtgactgacttggccatttaagaacattcaatttctttgccttatgaagctcttgggttgcttttacGGTATGTTTTGGgccattatccatctgtactctGCATTCTGtgccatcctatcagttttgcagcatttgagtGAAGAGAAAGAATGCAATTTCAAAAACAtcattgcttcattttaaaatccattgtggtggtgtacagagtaaaattacaaaaattgtgtcaatgTTCAAATACTTATAGACCCaactgtatgtatgtttttcattgttaaataacaacacctTTGGTGCAACAGTAAAGTCTTCACCCTGTTGtagggagattgcaagtttAAATGCCAACGATGCCACAGGTATCCATGACCAGGAACCAAGGGACCAATTTTGGCTGATGGATGGCATACCGCTGTCAATCAGTGACACTACACAATTGGGGGCATCTGTGAACTCGTGTGCAGAAGAGGCTAGCTAGCGCTATCCTCCAAGTGTGCTGTGCTTttatgcagcatgagcagcaactcaaaaacatgcagttggctgacttcatgtgtctcagtGGAAGCATGTGTTTGTAGCTGTCATAGGATAGGTAAGagttggctggtgggtgggaattggcaggtgaccataTTGGAtaaaaatgagaggaaaaaatatttgtttcttgCTTGACTTAAATTATATGAGTGGCCGTatgaatgatctgttactatagaactgAGAATATACTAGCGGATTCAGCCTGCTTTCACGGtaggtgtttttttcccttaaccACCAGCACATGTTTTACATAtaaagcttttttcttttttttttgttttgtaaatatattgGCTGTAACACCTCGTCTGAGGCGGGTTGTGTAGGATCCATCagcagaaatgaaaacagactAATCCGAAACGGCAGGCAGaaaacacaatcaggaaacGAGAGCAAAGCCCgaaaaaccaggaagtcaatcagcgagaaaatacaatacaaaatcgCAAGGCAAAGGCAGAAATCCGAATAAACAAACCAGGGTCATACACATGAAGAAAACAGTACACAAGGCAAAAGAAAACGCTCAGTAATGTCCCGAAAACAATACTTCACGTCCTCGTGTGGTGAACACGCTGCTTAAATGTCCCTGAAAACCCCGGAAGTGTTACTCAAGGGTGGCGTCAAATCCTCTACTAAAGAGGGGTCCAGGATGTCATCTGCATTTACCCAGGAACGTTCCTCAGGTCCgtacccctcccagtccaccagataCTGTAACCGGTTACCACGGTCACCCTGTAGGCTGGGGCCCCGTCAATATCGAGCGGTGGCGGTGGATCATTCTCTGTGGTAGAATTGTCCAGGCGGGGGCGTGCTGGTTTGAGCAGGGACACGTGGAAGGTGGGGGAGATCCGATACGAGGCAGGGAGTTGCAGTTGGTAAGTCACCGGGTTCACTTGGCGGACGATGCGGAAGGGGCCAATGAATCGTGGGCTCAGCTTGCGGCAGGGTAGCCTCATTCTGAAGTTTTGTGTAGATAACCAGACCCTTTGGCCCACCTGGAACCTGGGATGTGGGCGTCTGCGACGGTCCGGCTGTATCCTTTGATGTCGTATGGCTCGTTGAAGGTGGACATGGGCGCTTTCCCAGACATCCTGGCTGTGGCGGACCCAGTCATCTACGGCAGGAACATCAGAAGGTTCTCCTGACCAGGGAAACAGAGGAGGTTGATACCCCAGAATACACTGGAATGGAGTGAGTCCTGTGGATGAGTGGATGAGGGAGTTTTGGGCATACTCTGCCCATGGGAGAAACTCACTCCAGCGCTGTTGTTCCCAACTGCAGTAGGAGTGGAGGTACCTGCCGATTTCCTGGTTTAAACGCTCGGTCTGTCCGTTAGACTGTGGGTGGTATCCAGAACTGAGGCTTACGTTGACCCCTAAATGGGTGCAAAAGGCTCTCCAGACTCTGGACGTGAACTGCGGGCCCGGATCAGACACAATATCTTCAGGAAGGCTGTAGGTACGAAAAATGTGGTGAAATACTGTCGTCGCTGTTTCCATGGCTGTGGGTAGGCCTTTGAGAGGGACCAGTCGGCAGGCCTTAGAGAACCTGTCGATGGCTACTAGGATTGTGGAGTATCCTGCTGAATTAGGGAGGTCGGTAACAAAATCTATGGCCATATGAGACCAGGGACGCCTGGGAATGGGCAGGGGTTCTAACAAACCCATGGGGAGCTGGCGGCTGGTTCGAGACTGCGCACAGGTGCTACAGGTTCCCACGTACTCCTCTACATCTTGTGCCAGTGCGGGCCACCAAAATCGGTTGCTAATCAGGGCTGTGGTGCACCGGATACTGGGGCGGCCGGAGCTGGGCACCTCGTGCACCCATTGCATTACTCTCGGACGTAGGGAGGTAGGTAcgaagagttttgtgggtgggCAGGCTGGTGGTGGGGGTTCATTGACCTGGGCCCGCTGGATCTCCTTCATGATGTCCCACCTGATCGGTGCGAGTACTGTGGTGGGTGGTAGTATCGGCTCCGGGCTGCTAGGTGTGTTTATGGGGTCGTGACGCTGGGATAGTGCATCAGCCTTGCTGTTCTTAGTGCCTGGTCGATATGTGACAGAGAACCGGAACCGGGTGAAGAATAGTGCCCATCGAGCCTTGGGTTCAGTCTCTTAGCGTTGCGTAGATATTCCAAGTTACAGTCGTCTGTCAATACTAAGAACGGGTGTGGCATGCTCCTTCCAGCCAATGCCGCCATTCTACCAATGCCTCCTTAATAGAAAGGAGCTCCCGATTGCCGACATCATAATTAACTTCGGCTGGGGTTAGTTTACGTGAGAAGTAGGCACAAGGATGAACTTTCCCTGGGTTTCTCTGGTGTTGTGATAGTACGGCCCCGATCCCGCAGCTGGAGGCATCCACCTCAACGATGAAGGGCAGTCTGGGGTCTGGGTGCCTCAAGATCGGTGCTGTAGTAAAACTTGACTTTAGCTGGTTGAAGGCGGATTGGGCCTGTTCATTCCAATGTAGACGTTGTGGTTTACCTCGCAGAAGTGACGTCATAGGGTTAGCGATGCTGCTATAGTTTCTTATGAATCGCCGGTAAAAGTTTTTGTGAACCCCAGGAACCTCTGTAATTCTTTGATTGTGGTAGGTCCATCTCCACCCCCTTCTTTGAGATGATGTTACCCAGAAAGGTGATGGAGTCTCGGTGGAATTCGCATTTTGCGGCCTTGACGTATAACTGGTGTTTCAGCAGCCGGGTGAGGACTGTTCTAACGTGGTGGATGTGTTCGTCATAGGTGGACGAGTAGATAAGAATGTCGTCAATATAGGCGATGACGTAGTGATGGAGTACATCCCTGAAGATCTTGTTAATGAATGACTGAAATACTGCTGGCGTGTTGGTTAGTCCATATGGCATCACTAGATATTCATAGTGCCCCCTGGTGGTGTGGAATGCCGTCTTCCACTCGTCCCCCTCTTTGATCCTTATTTAATTGTACACGCTGCGCAGATCCAATTTCGTGAATATCCGAGCCTCCCTGAGCTGTTCTAAGGCTGCTGGTACCAGTGGGAGAGGGTAGGGGTATTGGACCGTTAACGCATTCAGTCCCCTGTAATCGATGCATGGCCGCAGACCCCCGCCTTTTTTTCAACGAAGAAGAATCCTGCTGCAGCAGGAGAAGTGGAGGGTCGGATGTAGCCCATGGCTAGGGCTTCTTTGACATATTCCCCCATTGCCTTGGTCTCGGGGAGAGAAAGGGGGTAGACCTTACTCTTAGGGGGTATCGCGTTGGATAGCAGCTCAATCGCGCAGTCCCATGGGCGGTGGGGGGGAAGCTGTCTGGCTCTGTCTTCACTGAACACCTCTCGTAGATCCTGGTATTCATGTGGTATGGAGATGTTTGTTGGTGTGTCAGGACTTTCAATGGAGGTCGCGAGACATGGCAGTGACTGGACCCTCCGAAGACAGTGATTTTGGCAGTGGGGTGACCAGCTAACTAATTCCCCCTCCTTCCAGGACACGACGGGGTTATGGAGTTGCAGCCAGGATGATGGGATTCGAAGGAGTGGGGATGATGTAAAATGCTGTCTCCTCGTAGTGAAGTAGGCCAACCTGTAGGGTGAGCGGATGGGTTTGATGGGTGATGAGGCCTCCCCTGATGGGACGATTGTTGACGGCCGTCACTCGTAAGGGGGGTTCGCATGGCAGTGTGGGGAGGTGAAGGTCCTCTGCGAGCTGTTGGTCAATAAGTTTGACGGCCGCCCTGGAATGCTGGAACCACAATAGTACCCTCAGTGTAGTGCAAAGTCACTTTCAGTGTAATACAGGAACATACGAA
It contains:
- the LOC113526253 gene encoding GRAM domain-containing protein 2B isoform X1, coding for MEKPFSCDDSLLRNRTNAVHCRPTCSVLPSQQNEHVLQCHNAENGNEENSRKITKSNVPISMDTQSEILERRGKPTLLIRSKTFDPSFLSYVQSDTESKTERKKQQCCHFPRTNTQYHKIFKDISENELLKQSYTCALQKDILYQGRLFVSDNWICFHSKVFGKDTKIAIPAISVSVIKKTKTAILVPNALIIATAQERYVFVSFLSRDTTYKVLMSVCSHLDDKCLGNSPIHSSADGNYTVSPSTLPMNFSADLSDLDGPVVQRRQEMGYSSSSDSPDSPEYEKMPEHKRNVYESKTLRPSLLNVLLMVYLFLVCILLLSSCYMAFKIISLEERLDSLGSMAEFIHNGDEYNSAYSEDASRVYSAVSINLVKLEKIKRGLQRLLDKIQ
- the LOC113526253 gene encoding GRAM domain-containing protein 2B isoform X2 is translated as MEKPFSCDDSLLRNRTNAVHCRPTCSVLPSQQNEHVLQCHNAENGNEENSRKITKSNVPISMDTQSEILERRGKPTLLIRSKTFDPSFLSYVQSDTESKTERKKQQCCHFPRTNTQYHKIFKDISENELLKQSYTCALQKDILYQGRLFVSDNWICFHSKVFGKDTKIAIPAISVSVIKKTKTAILVPNALIIATAQERYVFVSFLSRDTTYKVLMSVCSHLDDKCLGNSPIHSSADGNYTVSPSTLPMNFSADLSDLDGPVVQRRQEMGYSSSSDSPDSPEYEKMPEHKRNVYESKTLRPSLLNVLLMVYLFLSYLWKRGWTL